One window of the Crateriforma spongiae genome contains the following:
- a CDS encoding PstA family ABC transporter permease — MARSPVPEALTNIDSAQQSANSDRRRRNSGIFYVVCVLIALLSVAVLAVLLASIGVQGGGRLTPSLLQNAHSELNPEAAGMWPAIIGSFFVLGVCGLFAIPLGIATAVYLEEFKPTSKVLQWFRGFIQLNIANLAGVPSIVYGLLGLSAFVYMFNIFGQIQVNESTAWVIAGEQKFYQVLSLETGQTVLIPQGDREESKIKVNEPTEGIDSTGQKVQVEIWEPGTPKPTDPDVKRRTVRKGATGGIYSDRSWYFFRLPFGQSFLAGGLTLGLVILPIVIISSQEALRSVPPALREASLGLGSTTWQTVRHVSLPVAIPGILTGVILAMGRAIGEAAPILIVLGAAISKDSGPHHLMDTVVTMPLLIFDWAGRQQATFQELAAAAIIVLLVVLLMLNGIAIYLRQRMQQS, encoded by the coding sequence CTGGCAAGGTCGCCGGTTCCCGAAGCCTTGACGAACATTGACAGCGCCCAGCAATCGGCCAACTCCGATCGCCGGCGGCGCAACAGCGGCATCTTTTATGTGGTTTGCGTCCTGATCGCACTGCTAAGCGTTGCCGTGTTGGCTGTCCTGTTGGCGTCGATCGGCGTGCAGGGGGGCGGTCGATTGACGCCCAGTTTGCTGCAAAACGCACACAGCGAATTGAACCCCGAAGCGGCCGGCATGTGGCCGGCGATCATCGGTTCCTTTTTCGTGTTGGGCGTCTGTGGCTTGTTCGCCATTCCGCTGGGCATCGCGACGGCCGTCTACCTGGAGGAATTCAAACCGACGTCCAAAGTGTTGCAGTGGTTTCGCGGTTTCATCCAGTTGAACATCGCCAACCTGGCCGGCGTTCCGTCGATCGTTTACGGGCTGTTGGGTCTGTCGGCATTCGTCTACATGTTCAACATCTTCGGCCAGATCCAAGTCAACGAATCGACCGCCTGGGTCATCGCCGGCGAACAAAAGTTCTATCAAGTGCTTTCGCTGGAAACCGGTCAAACGGTGCTGATCCCGCAGGGTGACCGCGAAGAATCGAAAATCAAAGTCAACGAACCGACCGAAGGCATCGATTCAACCGGCCAAAAGGTGCAGGTGGAAATCTGGGAACCAGGGACTCCGAAACCGACCGACCCGGATGTCAAACGGCGCACCGTCCGAAAGGGTGCGACCGGCGGTATCTATTCCGACCGCAGTTGGTATTTCTTTCGGTTGCCGTTCGGACAGAGTTTCCTGGCCGGTGGGCTGACGCTGGGTTTGGTGATTTTGCCCATCGTGATCATTTCGTCGCAAGAAGCACTGCGAAGCGTGCCGCCGGCGCTGCGTGAAGCCTCGCTCGGCCTGGGTTCGACGACTTGGCAAACGGTCCGCCATGTTTCGCTTCCGGTGGCCATACCGGGTATCCTAACAGGTGTCATTTTGGCCATGGGGCGGGCGATCGGCGAAGCCGCGCCTATCCTGATCGTGCTGGGGGCCGCGATCTCCAAAGATTCGGGCCCCCATCATTTGATGGACACCGTTGTCACGATGCCGCTGTTGATTTTCGATTGGGCGGGTCGGCAACAGGCGACTTTCCAAGAACTCGCCGCCGCGGCGATTATCGTGTTGTTGGTGGTTCTGCTGATGCTGAACGGGATCGCCATCTATCTTCGACAACGGATGCAGCAATCCTGA
- the pstB gene encoding phosphate ABC transporter ATP-binding protein PstB: MTSSMPHAESEGPTETMIRIEGFNAWYGDFQALHDLSLHIPKNRVTAFIGPSGCGKSTLLRWINRMNDIVPSAHARGTLTMGDLDILAKSTDVVRLRRQIGIVFQKPNPFPKSIYDNVAFGPRLHMKLTKNQLDELVQWSLEKAAVWDEVKNRLHSPAMGLSGGQQQRLCIARAIAVGPDVLLMDEPCSALDPASTLAIEDLIFELRQQYTIVMVTHNMQQASRCSDQTAFFYNGKLVESGDTETIFTKPQEKQTDDYVRGRFG, from the coding sequence ATGACCAGCAGCATGCCCCACGCCGAATCGGAAGGGCCGACCGAAACCATGATTCGGATCGAAGGCTTCAATGCCTGGTACGGTGACTTTCAAGCCCTGCATGACCTGTCGCTGCACATTCCCAAGAATCGTGTGACGGCCTTCATCGGGCCCAGCGGTTGTGGCAAAAGCACGCTGCTTCGCTGGATCAACCGCATGAACGACATCGTCCCCAGTGCTCATGCACGCGGCACATTGACGATGGGCGATCTGGATATCCTGGCCAAATCCACCGACGTGGTTCGGCTGCGTCGACAAATCGGGATCGTGTTTCAGAAGCCCAATCCGTTTCCCAAATCAATCTACGACAACGTCGCCTTTGGTCCTCGGCTGCACATGAAGCTGACGAAGAACCAGCTGGACGAACTGGTCCAGTGGTCTTTGGAAAAAGCCGCCGTGTGGGACGAAGTTAAAAACCGACTACATTCACCGGCCATGGGCTTGTCCGGCGGCCAGCAACAACGATTGTGCATCGCCCGCGCGATCGCGGTCGGACCAGACGTGCTGCTGATGGACGAACCGTGTAGTGCACTTGACCCGGCCAGCACTCTGGCGATCGAAGATTTGATCTTTGAATTGCGTCAGCAGTACACGATCGTCATGGTCACCCACAACATGCAGCAGGCATCCCGCTGCAGCGACCAGACGGCGTTCTTCTATAACGGCAAATTGGTCGAATCGGGGGACACCGAAACGATCTTTACCAAGCCGCAAGAAAAGCAGACCGACGATTACGTCCGCGGCCGCTTTGGTTGA
- the phoU gene encoding phosphate signaling complex protein PhoU, producing MSKHLRRALDQLRIDLLGQFADVEQMVQLSVRSLVERRRDIADQVIEADTKIDMTDIRIEEECLKLLALHQPVAEDLRWVVTVIKVNDELERMADLACNIAERAKSLDLYPLFPVPDELSSMVTNALEMVRDSVDAFVQGNAVRATEVIKQDEQVDEQNRIVIDLLEDLMLEDKDYIIPAMHCFSAARLLEQIADIAESLAEEVIYMSEGEIVRHQHGDIQLPRSKRQKSSSPMDSEDPNEY from the coding sequence ATGTCAAAGCACCTGCGACGTGCGCTGGACCAATTGCGTATCGATCTGTTGGGACAGTTCGCCGACGTCGAACAGATGGTTCAGTTGTCGGTGCGATCGTTGGTCGAGCGCCGCCGCGATATCGCCGATCAGGTGATCGAAGCCGACACGAAGATCGACATGACGGACATTCGTATCGAAGAAGAATGTCTGAAGCTATTGGCACTGCATCAACCGGTCGCCGAAGACTTGCGGTGGGTGGTGACGGTCATCAAGGTTAACGATGAACTGGAACGGATGGCGGATTTGGCGTGCAACATCGCCGAACGCGCCAAATCGCTGGACTTGTACCCGTTGTTCCCGGTTCCCGACGAACTTTCATCGATGGTCACCAACGCGTTGGAAATGGTGCGTGACAGCGTCGACGCATTCGTTCAGGGCAACGCCGTCCGTGCGACCGAAGTCATCAAGCAAGACGAACAGGTGGACGAACAGAACCGCATTGTGATCGACCTGCTGGAAGACTTGATGCTGGAAGACAAAGACTACATCATTCCCGCGATGCACTGTTTCAGCGCCGCACGATTGCTGGAACAAATTGCCGACATCGCCGAATCGTTGGCCGAAGAAGTCATTTACATGTCCGAAGGCGAAATCGTTCGCCATCAACACGGCGACATTCAATTGCCGCGAAGCAAGCGGCAGAAAAGTTCTTCGCCGATGGACTCTGAAGATCCGAACGAGTATTGA
- a CDS encoding DUF4272 domain-containing protein codes for MNLLIHAYSTLEAPQDLAFEHRAASRRSRRTDNLSDDLNRLRDYCVTTAKDAADTPAIQNLLQHIDRTSHHFSFEIDDAEFATVSKWAWANNAILYFADGTVRDPSGRILMDPASGKPHPDAELPFPADARQRQLQSEMVMRNRLIDPPEVLPPIPGMQEVKPRGADDVAWRCLALFLVAARAESVMAGRPIPLDAIERRHPLALHALTTAEKSFLQLDRPTPDQAAEHCWRYESLYALQWALGMHPELEFADKICDVPTVARLIFAGTESDFVTTAKLRPTEQILDATDLNLRLLWAARDAANRRKDPPAGIDGFVLVERQHALHWLIAAEGPAWDDVDTST; via the coding sequence ATGAATCTGTTAATTCATGCCTACAGCACCCTGGAAGCCCCTCAGGATTTGGCCTTCGAACACCGCGCCGCGTCACGACGAAGCCGCCGCACCGACAACCTGTCGGACGACCTGAATCGTTTGCGTGATTACTGTGTCACGACGGCCAAAGACGCGGCGGATACGCCCGCGATCCAAAACCTGTTGCAGCACATCGATCGCACGTCGCACCATTTCAGTTTCGAAATTGACGACGCGGAATTCGCGACGGTGTCCAAGTGGGCGTGGGCAAACAATGCGATCCTGTATTTCGCCGATGGGACGGTCCGGGATCCGTCCGGCCGCATCTTGATGGATCCCGCCAGCGGTAAACCACATCCCGATGCGGAATTGCCGTTTCCCGCTGATGCACGCCAACGTCAACTGCAAAGCGAAATGGTGATGCGGAATCGGTTGATCGATCCGCCGGAAGTGCTGCCACCGATCCCGGGCATGCAAGAGGTCAAGCCTCGCGGTGCTGATGACGTTGCCTGGCGATGTCTCGCATTGTTTTTGGTCGCCGCTCGCGCCGAATCGGTCATGGCCGGTCGTCCGATTCCCCTGGATGCCATCGAACGTCGCCATCCGCTTGCGCTGCACGCTTTGACCACCGCGGAAAAGTCATTCCTGCAACTCGACCGTCCAACGCCGGATCAGGCCGCCGAGCATTGTTGGCGTTACGAATCGCTGTACGCTCTGCAGTGGGCGTTGGGGATGCATCCGGAACTGGAATTCGCCGACAAGATTTGTGACGTTCCCACGGTCGCAAGGCTGATTTTCGCCGGAACGGAATCGGATTTCGTGACTACGGCCAAACTGCGTCCGACCGAACAGATCTTGGACGCCACTGATTTGAATTTGCGGCTGCTTTGGGCCGCTCGCGATGCCGCCAATCGCCGAAAAGATCCCCCGGCCGGGATCGACGGTTTTGTGCTGGTCGAAAGACAACACGCACTGCATTGGTTGATCGCTGCGGAGGGGCCGGCCTGGGACGACGTGGATACGTCAACTTGA
- a CDS encoding sugar phosphate isomerase/epimerase family protein codes for MIRPLGFVTAIVPDMNLENVMQMASRIGYQCLEVCCWPPGKASRRYAGITHINVLDYDAGQIKDLCARHEISISSLGYYPNALSPDSDESSTAVEHIRAVVAASSELGIGKMTTFIGRDWTKNVDDNWPRFLETWRPIIQEAEDLGVQIGIENCPMLFTADEWPGGKNLAHSPAIWRRMFEDIPNPNFGLNYDPSHMVFQQMDYLAPLREFADRIFHVHAKDVRVDTEKLNDVGTLAFPNLYHTPKLPGMGDVDWGKFFSTLTCTGYTGPVCVEVEDRAYEGSDETIELSLRQSHTFLRNYLPKND; via the coding sequence ATGATTCGTCCTCTTGGTTTCGTCACCGCCATCGTTCCCGACATGAATCTGGAAAACGTGATGCAGATGGCTTCACGCATCGGATACCAATGTTTGGAAGTCTGCTGTTGGCCACCCGGCAAAGCCAGTCGTCGATACGCCGGCATCACTCACATCAATGTGCTGGACTACGACGCCGGTCAGATCAAAGACTTGTGCGCACGACACGAAATCAGCATCAGCTCGCTGGGCTATTACCCCAATGCGTTGTCACCGGATTCTGATGAATCATCGACCGCGGTCGAACACATCCGTGCGGTTGTCGCCGCGTCGTCGGAACTGGGCATCGGCAAAATGACGACGTTCATTGGCCGCGACTGGACCAAGAACGTCGACGACAACTGGCCACGTTTTCTGGAAACCTGGCGACCGATCATTCAAGAAGCCGAAGACTTGGGCGTCCAAATCGGCATCGAAAACTGTCCCATGCTGTTCACCGCTGATGAATGGCCTGGTGGTAAAAACCTGGCACACAGTCCGGCGATCTGGCGTCGCATGTTCGAAGACATTCCGAATCCGAATTTTGGTCTGAACTATGACCCGTCGCACATGGTGTTTCAACAAATGGATTATCTGGCACCGCTGCGTGAATTCGCCGACCGCATCTTCCATGTCCATGCCAAAGACGTGCGCGTGGACACCGAAAAGCTGAACGATGTCGGCACGCTGGCGTTTCCCAATCTCTATCACACCCCCAAACTGCCCGGCATGGGTGATGTGGATTGGGGCAAGTTCTTTTCTACGCTGACGTGCACCGGTTACACCGGACCGGTTTGTGTGGAAGTCGAAGATCGGGCGTATGAAGGTTCCGACGAAACGATCGAATTGTCGCTTCGGCAAAGCCATACGTTTCTGCGGAACTACTTGCCCAAGAACGACTAA
- a CDS encoding adenosylmethionine--8-amino-7-oxononanoate transaminase, translating to MRSSMLQPSRPPEWQEAAADHLWMPYCQMKTAPSPLPVESTEGVRIRLSDGRELIDAMASWWCACHGYNHPHIVDAMVQQAQRMPHVMMGGLQHQPAADLARRLADLLPGDLSRVFLCDSGSVAVEVAMKMAMQFHRQTEQPRRKTFIAFDRAYHGDTTGAMSLCDPVRSMHAEFSGGLLEQIHLPIPECDASRSALRDTLQRHGSTIAGVFIEPTVQGAGGMRFHDPDVLTFLRSQCDQHGVLMIADELATGFGRTGVMFGVDSADVTPDIICLGKSLTGGAIGLAATVATDRVFGAFWSDDSQNAFMHGPTFMGNPLACAAACASLDLFAQEPRLQQAKAIEDQLSTWLKPAESIPRVVDVRCKGGIGVIQVDRLDHLDRLRSRFVEEGIWIRPFGDVIYTTPALNIASEDLKTIADAMVRVTEQWSTW from the coding sequence ATGCGAAGCTCCATGTTACAACCGTCACGACCACCCGAGTGGCAGGAAGCCGCTGCGGATCATTTGTGGATGCCGTACTGTCAAATGAAGACGGCGCCGAGCCCGTTGCCGGTCGAATCGACCGAGGGCGTTCGGATCCGCTTGTCGGACGGGCGCGAATTGATTGACGCCATGGCATCGTGGTGGTGCGCCTGTCACGGATACAACCATCCTCACATCGTGGACGCGATGGTTCAGCAAGCCCAGCGGATGCCTCACGTGATGATGGGCGGCCTGCAACATCAACCGGCCGCCGACCTGGCGCGTCGCCTGGCTGATTTACTGCCCGGTGATCTCAGTCGCGTGTTTCTTTGTGACAGTGGCAGTGTGGCCGTTGAGGTTGCGATGAAGATGGCGATGCAGTTTCATCGACAGACCGAACAGCCCAGACGCAAGACCTTCATCGCCTTTGATCGCGCGTATCACGGCGACACGACGGGCGCGATGTCTTTGTGCGATCCGGTCCGCAGCATGCACGCGGAATTCAGCGGCGGTTTGTTGGAACAGATTCATCTGCCTATCCCCGAATGCGATGCCAGCCGATCCGCCCTTCGTGACACCTTGCAGCGCCATGGATCGACCATCGCGGGCGTCTTTATCGAACCCACCGTGCAGGGTGCCGGCGGGATGCGTTTTCATGACCCCGACGTGTTGACGTTTCTGCGTTCGCAGTGCGACCAGCACGGCGTGTTGATGATTGCCGACGAATTGGCGACCGGATTTGGTCGGACCGGCGTCATGTTTGGCGTCGATTCGGCCGACGTGACTCCCGACATCATTTGTCTGGGGAAATCGCTGACCGGTGGCGCGATCGGACTTGCGGCCACGGTCGCCACCGATCGCGTGTTTGGTGCTTTCTGGTCCGATGATTCGCAGAACGCTTTCATGCACGGGCCGACTTTCATGGGCAACCCGCTGGCCTGTGCGGCCGCCTGTGCATCACTCGATCTGTTTGCCCAGGAACCACGACTACAGCAAGCCAAAGCGATCGAGGACCAGCTTTCCACCTGGTTGAAACCAGCCGAGTCGATCCCACGCGTGGTCGACGTTCGCTGTAAGGGCGGAATCGGTGTGATCCAGGTCGACCGTTTAGATCACTTGGACCGACTGCGTAGCCGATTCGTCGAAGAAGGCATCTGGATTCGACCGTTCGGCGATGTGATTTACACAACGCCCGCACTGAACATTGCATCGGAGGACCTGAAAACGATTGCTGATGCGATGGTCCGTGTGACCGAGCAGTGGTCGACCTGGTGA
- a CDS encoding ABC transporter substrate-binding protein: protein MSMKSFPLIQLTFLSALMLIVGCGGSSDNAGGDDDTPVIAFVQTGADNDWRNAHTVSVKEAAADKGYDLRFAEGQSKQENQIKAFSSFVNQGVDAIILAPIVETGWDNVLEKAKKRNIPVVILDRKVKTDDESLYVTYIGADTYTEGKKAGKWLAERMGGQAKVVELQGNPGASPTINRFNGFREAIADQSGIEIIASQSGEFRRSKGKEVMEAFLKKYGDAIDAVYAHNDDMAIGAIQAIEDAGMKPAEDIVIVSVDGVRAAFEAMVDGKLNCTVECNPLQGPLAMEAVEKILSGQADQLDKVTLIEDSVFEMEQAADVIESRKY, encoded by the coding sequence ATGAGTATGAAGTCGTTTCCGTTGATCCAATTGACGTTCTTGTCAGCACTGATGCTGATCGTCGGCTGTGGCGGATCCAGCGATAACGCCGGCGGCGACGACGACACGCCGGTCATCGCATTCGTCCAAACCGGTGCCGACAACGATTGGCGAAACGCTCACACGGTTTCGGTCAAGGAAGCCGCGGCGGACAAGGGCTATGATTTGCGTTTTGCCGAAGGCCAATCCAAACAAGAAAACCAGATCAAGGCGTTCAGCTCGTTCGTCAATCAAGGCGTCGACGCGATCATCCTGGCCCCGATCGTCGAAACCGGTTGGGACAACGTGCTGGAAAAGGCTAAGAAGCGAAACATTCCGGTCGTCATCCTGGACCGCAAAGTCAAAACCGACGACGAATCGCTGTACGTGACCTACATCGGTGCTGACACTTACACCGAAGGCAAAAAGGCGGGCAAATGGTTGGCCGAAAGAATGGGCGGCCAAGCCAAGGTCGTTGAATTGCAGGGCAACCCCGGCGCTTCCCCCACGATCAATCGCTTCAACGGGTTTCGCGAAGCCATCGCTGATCAGAGCGGGATCGAAATCATCGCCTCGCAAAGTGGTGAGTTTCGACGCAGCAAAGGCAAAGAGGTCATGGAAGCGTTCTTGAAGAAATACGGTGACGCCATCGACGCCGTCTACGCGCACAACGATGACATGGCGATTGGCGCCATCCAAGCGATCGAAGACGCCGGAATGAAGCCGGCCGAAGACATCGTGATCGTCAGTGTTGACGGGGTCCGCGCGGCATTCGAAGCGATGGTCGATGGCAAACTGAATTGCACCGTCGAATGCAATCCGCTGCAGGGTCCATTGGCAATGGAAGCGGTTGAGAAGATTCTCAGCGGCCAAGCCGACCAACTGGACAAGGTGACTTTGATCGAAGATTCCGTGTTCGAGATGGAACAGGCCGCCGACGTCATCGAATCACGCAAGTATTGA
- a CDS encoding sugar ABC transporter ATP-binding protein has translation MPDQPTTNELLRIEGISKTFPGVRALDEVDLTIRPGEIHALMGENGAGKSTLIKVLTGVHSRDSGQIWFDGQTIAPRSPSDAERLGISTVYQEVNLIPHLSVAENIMLGRQPKRFGLLSWKQIRHRATEAVRRIGLDVKIQRELADCSLAVQQLVALARAVDVQAKLLILDEPTSSLDEREVDELFVVLQRLKDEGIAIIFVTHFLDQVYRLADRITVLRNGRHVGTYPTSELPRLELVAKMLGRDPDEVANTQMPGSRPVDAQSDTSAGADTPLLSANGLAGQNTVQPFDLKLYPGRVTGLAGLLGSGRTEVIRLLFGLDRAGEGTLSIDGETVDHPSPRQMIRRGLAFCPEDRKRDGVFLDLSVRQNIVVALQARAGAWRTLSSAKQNALAEHYIERLGIKTPSPETPVGNLSGGNQQKVLLARWLAMQPKLILLDEPTRGIDVGAKAEIESLVESLRRDGMSVVFVSSELDEVVRTCQEVAVMRDRRLIDMLAGDDLNESNIMQRIAHHDDA, from the coding sequence ATGCCTGATCAGCCGACAACCAACGAGCTGTTGCGAATCGAAGGGATCAGTAAAACGTTCCCAGGTGTTCGCGCGCTTGATGAAGTCGATCTAACCATTCGTCCCGGCGAGATCCATGCCTTGATGGGCGAAAATGGTGCGGGCAAATCGACACTAATCAAAGTCTTGACTGGTGTTCACAGCCGAGATTCAGGACAAATCTGGTTCGACGGGCAAACCATCGCACCGCGCAGCCCATCGGACGCCGAAAGGTTGGGGATCAGCACGGTTTACCAGGAGGTGAACCTGATCCCGCACCTCAGCGTCGCCGAAAACATCATGCTCGGCCGCCAACCCAAGCGCTTCGGATTGCTGTCGTGGAAACAGATTCGCCACCGCGCGACCGAAGCCGTTCGCCGCATCGGACTGGACGTCAAGATTCAGCGGGAATTGGCGGACTGTTCCCTTGCCGTCCAACAATTGGTCGCCCTGGCTCGTGCGGTCGATGTTCAGGCGAAGTTGTTGATCCTGGACGAACCGACATCCAGCTTGGACGAACGCGAGGTCGACGAGTTGTTCGTGGTCTTGCAGCGTTTGAAGGACGAAGGCATCGCGATCATTTTCGTCACTCATTTTCTGGACCAGGTCTATCGCCTGGCCGACCGCATCACCGTGCTGCGAAACGGTCGACACGTCGGAACGTATCCGACCAGTGAATTACCGCGACTGGAATTGGTCGCCAAGATGCTGGGCCGTGACCCCGATGAAGTCGCCAATACGCAAATGCCGGGGTCGCGACCGGTTGATGCCCAGTCGGATACGTCCGCGGGTGCCGACACGCCATTGCTATCGGCCAACGGCCTAGCGGGACAGAACACGGTCCAACCCTTTGATCTGAAACTGTATCCCGGTCGCGTGACCGGTCTGGCGGGGCTGTTGGGATCCGGGCGAACTGAGGTGATCCGATTGCTATTCGGACTGGATCGTGCCGGCGAAGGCACGTTGTCGATCGATGGCGAAACGGTGGACCACCCATCGCCACGTCAAATGATTCGTCGCGGCTTGGCGTTTTGTCCAGAGGACCGAAAGCGTGACGGTGTGTTCCTGGACTTGTCCGTCCGCCAAAACATCGTTGTCGCCTTGCAGGCCCGCGCTGGTGCGTGGCGGACACTATCGTCAGCCAAACAGAACGCGTTGGCCGAACACTACATCGAACGTCTGGGCATCAAAACGCCTTCCCCCGAAACTCCCGTGGGGAACCTTTCCGGTGGCAATCAACAAAAGGTGCTGCTGGCGCGATGGCTGGCGATGCAGCCCAAGTTGATCCTGCTGGACGAACCCACACGGGGCATCGATGTCGGTGCCAAAGCGGAGATCGAATCGTTGGTCGAATCGTTACGTCGTGACGGAATGTCCGTCGTCTTTGTTTCATCCGAATTGGATGAAGTCGTGCGAACGTGCCAGGAGGTGGCCGTCATGCGTGACCGCCGGTTGATCGACATGCTGGCCGGCGATGATTTGAACGAATCCAACATCATGCAACGGATCGCACATCATGACGACGCATGA
- a CDS encoding ABC transporter permease: MTTHDPPWYRRFVDNTIFWPLIALAALLIFNAFSSPSFFDIQVRDGHLYGSLVDVLNRGSIGIILAIGMTLVIATGGVDLSVGSIMAISGAVAALLLTETSLPFPVVIVAALSASLIAGAINGVLVSIVGIQPIVATLILMVSGRGIARYITGEKVIALVDDQFSPAFDFIGNGHFLGLPFTVTLFVLLFVATLLIVRRTAVGLFIEAVGANPNASRAVGIHAHGVKIAVYMFSGLCAGIAGLIDASNINAADTVNAGVFTELDAIFAVVVGGTALSGGRFSLTGSLIGAILLQTLLTTMYTFGVAPDVAPVPKAAVILFVCLLQSDVFRRMVFRRAEA, from the coding sequence ATGACGACGCATGATCCGCCTTGGTACCGACGTTTCGTCGACAACACGATTTTTTGGCCGCTGATCGCATTGGCGGCCTTGTTGATCTTCAACGCGTTCAGTTCACCATCGTTCTTTGACATCCAGGTACGTGACGGACATCTGTACGGCAGCCTGGTGGATGTGCTGAATCGTGGGTCGATCGGAATCATTTTGGCCATCGGAATGACGCTAGTCATTGCAACCGGCGGCGTCGACCTATCGGTCGGATCCATCATGGCAATCTCCGGTGCCGTTGCTGCGTTGCTGTTGACGGAAACATCACTGCCTTTTCCGGTTGTCATTGTGGCCGCATTATCCGCGTCACTGATCGCCGGCGCAATCAACGGGGTGCTGGTGTCCATCGTCGGCATCCAACCCATCGTTGCCACGTTGATCTTGATGGTGTCCGGTCGCGGGATCGCGCGTTACATCACTGGCGAAAAGGTCATCGCGTTGGTGGACGATCAATTCAGTCCCGCCTTTGATTTCATCGGCAACGGACACTTTCTGGGGCTGCCGTTCACCGTCACGTTGTTCGTTCTGTTGTTCGTGGCCACGCTGTTGATCGTTCGCCGAACCGCGGTGGGATTGTTTATCGAAGCGGTTGGTGCCAACCCGAATGCCAGCCGAGCCGTCGGCATCCACGCGCACGGGGTGAAGATCGCCGTGTACATGTTTTCGGGGTTGTGTGCGGGGATCGCCGGACTGATCGATGCATCCAATATCAATGCGGCGGACACGGTCAATGCGGGCGTGTTCACCGAACTGGACGCGATCTTTGCCGTCGTCGTTGGCGGAACCGCGTTGTCGGGCGGTCGGTTTTCGTTGACCGGATCGTTGATCGGCGCGATCTTGTTGCAAACGCTGTTGACGACGATGTACACCTTCGGGGTCGCGCCGGATGTTGCCCCGGTCCCCAAAGCGGCCGTGATTTTGTTTGTGTGTCTTTTGCAGTCCGACGTCTTTCGCCGCATGGTTTTCCGGAGGGCGGAGGCATGA
- the yjfF gene encoding galactofuranose ABC transporter, permease protein YjfF, with protein MKVTGLLRLSPKVVPLLTTALVLVLLLGGASASFDGFASSYVMADLVSENAFLGIAALGMTLVILSGGIDLSVGSMIGFTTILVATLISDGRWSPVAAWIAALGIGTAFGGAMGMLIQVFRLPAFLVTLAGLFFARGMAFAIKKQSVQINHPMYDRLNDITLPIGGGAELSFGALVFLGMFLVTVLIAHFTRFGRNLYATGGSESSAVLMGLPVARTKIGVYTFSGFCASLAGIVMTLYMDSGNPANAMSLELDAIAVVVIGGTLLTGGIGFVPGTLLGVLIYSTIYQITYFANLPASLARISIGVLLMGFIILQRWLSRAR; from the coding sequence ATGAAAGTCACCGGATTGCTGCGGTTATCGCCAAAGGTCGTTCCGCTGCTGACGACCGCGCTTGTGCTCGTTTTATTGCTGGGCGGTGCATCGGCAAGCTTCGATGGATTCGCGTCCAGTTATGTCATGGCCGACTTGGTGTCGGAGAATGCGTTTCTGGGGATCGCCGCACTGGGAATGACTCTGGTCATATTGTCCGGCGGTATCGATTTGTCGGTAGGATCAATGATCGGGTTCACGACCATTCTGGTTGCCACCCTGATCAGCGACGGACGCTGGTCACCGGTCGCCGCATGGATCGCGGCCCTCGGCATCGGCACTGCTTTTGGTGGCGCGATGGGAATGTTGATTCAGGTTTTCCGATTGCCGGCATTCCTGGTGACCTTGGCCGGGCTGTTCTTTGCCCGCGGGATGGCCTTTGCCATCAAGAAGCAATCGGTCCAAATCAACCATCCGATGTATGACCGACTGAACGACATCACGTTGCCGATCGGCGGCGGCGCAGAATTAAGCTTCGGTGCCCTGGTCTTCCTGGGCATGTTTCTGGTGACGGTGTTGATCGCCCACTTCACCCGATTCGGGCGAAACTTGTATGCCACCGGCGGCAGCGAATCGTCGGCCGTTTTGATGGGTTTGCCCGTCGCCAGAACCAAGATCGGTGTTTATACGTTTAGCGGGTTTTGCGCTTCGCTGGCCGGAATCGTGATGACGCTTTACATGGATTCTGGCAACCCCGCCAACGCCATGTCACTGGAATTAGACGCGATCGCCGTGGTCGTCATCGGTGGCACTTTATTGACCGGTGGAATCGGTTTCGTGCCGGGTACGTTGTTGGGCGTGTTGATCTATTCGACGATCTATCAGATCACCTATTTCGCCAATCTGCCGGCTTCCTTGGCCCGAATCTCCATCGGCGTTCTCCTGATGGGTTTTATCATTCTTCAGCGTTGGCTCAGCCGCGCACGTTGA